The Corynebacterium occultum sequence CTAAATGGGAGTGGAACAGATCCGGGCCCGCGCCCACGCCAAGGTCAACCTCCACCTGGGAGTGGGGCAGGCCCGGGCGGACGGCTATCACGAGCTGGTCACCATCTTCCAGTCCCTGAGCCTGCACGATGAGCTGGAACTGAAGGTGCTGTCGAAACGCGCCCCGAAGCATGGCAGCGTGATCGACACCCTGACCCTGAGTGGCCAGGCAAAGGGCGTGCCCGATGATGAGGACAATCTGGTCTGGCAGGCCGTCGATAAGCTGGTCGCCGCCTACCGCGCCGAGGGCATCGGCCAGCTGCCGATGGTGGAACTGCACCTGCGCAAGGGCATTCCGGTGGCTGGTGGAATGGCAGGGGGCTCCGCTGACGCCGCCGCCGCACTGCGCGTGACCCAGGCCTGGTTGAGTGAACATGCCGACCCTCTGCCCGAGTCCGTGCTGGAATCCATCGCCGCCGAACTCGGCTCCGATGTCCCCTTCACCCTGCACGGCGGCACCATGCTGGGTACCGGGCGGGGGGAGAACCTCATCCCGGTGATGTCCCGAGGCCACTACCACTGGGTACTGGCGGTTTCTGCCGCCGGGCTTTCCACCCCGGAGGTCTTCCACAAACTTGATCAGCTCCGCGAATCCGGCAGGGAACTGCCCGCCCACACCGACACCACCGTGCTGAGCCGCTCCCTGCTCAATGGTGATGTTGCAGCGGTGGCCGCCAACCTGGTCAATGATCTCCAGGCCCCGGCGATCAGTCTGCGCCCCGGTCTGCGTCAGATCCTGGCCGCCGGTGAGGAAGCGGGAGCCCTGCGTGGCATCGTCTCCGGTTCCGGACCCACCTGCGCCTTCCTCTGCCGGGATGCCGCGCATGCCGCCGAGGTGGCCGGAGAACTGATCGACAGTGGCCTGGTCATTGCGGCACACCCCGCCCAGGGCCCGGCCGAGGGCGCACACGTGGTGCCGGAAACTTTCTAGGTTTCATTCCTGCTGCGCGAGATAATCCTCCAGCTTCAACCCCGAGACCAGGTACACCACCCGCCCCGCCACATTCACGCAGTGATCGGCGTAGCGCTCATAGAAACGGATCAGCAGGGCGGTGTCCACCGACTCTCGGGCGGAATGCGGCCACTCTGACTGGGTCATCCGGCTCAGCAGGGAAGTGCTCAGCTCATCGATGAACTGATCATCCTGCTCCAACTCCAGGGCAGTGTCGGTGTCCGGTGACACCAGCAGGTTCCGGGTTTTAAGCGTCATGTTCTGGGCGGCCTGCGCCAGCTGCCCGAACTCCTCAACCATCTCCGCCGGGATTGCTCTGGCGGGGTGCCGGCGGCGGGCGGACTGGGCGATGTGGGTGGCCAGTTCCCCCATGCGGTGGAGGTGGTAGGCGATGTGGATCGAGGAGAGAACCTGGCGCAGATCCCGCGCTTTGGGGCTTTCCAGGGCCAGGATCTCCACCGCCTTCCTCTCACAACGGCTCTGCAGTTCAGGTAGTTGCCCGGCGCGGGAAAGCGCCTCCTCCGCAGCGGATAAGGACCCCTGCAGCAGAGCCGTGGAAGCATCGGCCATGATGTCCCGGACCGCATCCCCCATGACCAGCAGGTCATGGGAGAGCTGGTTGAGCTTTTCCTGATATGAGGTGCGCATATCACCACTATAGGAAGTCACTGCGAGCTCTGCCTGAGGGGAAAAATTCTCAGGGGACGGGATTGCCACTGGCGTAGTGCATGCCTGGGTTGGTGTCGTGAACTAGGATGAGTCCGACATGGCGAATTTGATCAACCTTGAAAATGTATCCAAGTCCTTTGGCTTGAAGACGCTGCTTGACGGCGTGAGCCTCGGCGTGCAGACCGGTGACCGCATTGGTGTCGTCGGACTGAACGGCGGTGGCAAAACCACCCTGCTGGAGGTGCTTTCCGGGGTCGAGGAACCGGATTCCGGCAGAGTCTCCCACAACAGTGATCTCGCCCTCGCGGTGGTCACCCAACGTGCTGAACTGAACCCCGAGGACACCATCGCTGAGGTGGTGCTCGCCCCGCTGGGCCTGCAGACCTTCGAATGGGCCTCCAACGCCAAGGTGCGGGAGGTGCTCGGTGGTCTGGGGATCGTCGATCTCGGCCTGGACACCAAGGTCGGTGGGCTTTCCGGTGGTGAACGTCGACGCGTGAACCTGGCGGTGGCACTGGTCCAGGATCTGGACCTGATCATCCTTGATGAGCCCACCAACCACCTGGACGTGGAAGGTGTCCAGTGGTTGGCCCAGCACCTGCTCTCGCGGCGCAGCGCCCTGGTGGTGGTCACCCACGACCGTTGGTTCCTGGACACCGTGGCCACCCAGACCTGGGAGGTCCATGACGGCCAGATCGACTCCTATGAGGGTGGCTACAACGACTGGACCTTCGCCCGCGCTGAGCGGGCCCGCCAGTCGGATGCCATTGAGCAGCGACGCCAGAACCTGGCGCGTAAGGAACTGGCCTGGCTGCGCCGGGGCGCCCCGGCCCGTACCTCCAAACCCCGCTACCGCATCGAGGCGGCCGAAGCACTGATCTCGGATGTGCCCTCCCCACGCGACAGCGTTGAGCTCATGGCCTTCTCCCGTTCTCGGCAGGGCAAGGTCGTCATTGAGCTGGAGGACGCGACCGTCGCCACCCCGGATGGCCGGGTCCTGGTGGAGGACCTCACCTGGCGCCTGGCCCCGGGTGAGCGCATCGGCCTGGTCGGTGTCAACGGTTCCGGTAAGACCACCCTGCTGCGCACCCTCGCGGGGGAACATCCCCTGAGCGCCGGAAAGCGGATCGAAGGCAAGACCGTGAAACTCGGCTGGCTGCGCCAGGAGCTCGATGACCTCGACCCGAAACTGCGCCTCCTGGAGGCGGTGGAGGATGTGGCCAGTTATGTCCAGCTGGGCAAGAAGGAGATGTCCGCCTCCCAGCTGGCGGAACGTCTGGGCTTCTCCGCGAAACGGCAACGCACCCCGGTCGGTGACCTCTCCGGTGGTGAGCGCCGCCGACTGCAGCTGACCCGCGTGCTGATGGCGGAGCCGAATGTGCTGCTACTCGATGAGCCCACCAACGACCTGGACATCGACACCCTCCAGGAGCTGGAATCCCTGCTCGACGGCTGGCCCGGCACCCTCGTGGTCATCTCTCATGACCGCTACCTGATTGAACGTGTCGCGGACACCACCTGGGCGCTCTTCGGGGATGGCAAGCTGACCAACCTGCCCGGCGGCATCGAGGAATACCTGCGCCGCCGGGCCGTGATGGAGGCGTCCAACACCGGGGTGATCAACCTCGGGGAGAACACGGCGGCGAAAAGCGAGGTGGCCCCGGGGAAGCAGCCTGGCCTGAGCTCCCAGGAGGAGCGGGAGATGCAGAAGCAGCTCAATGCCCTGGAGCGCAAGATCGTCAAGCTGGATCAGAAGATCACGAAGCTCAACGCGGGGATGGCGACTGCGGCGGAGAAGATGGACACCGCCACCTTGGCGGATCTGGACACCGAACTGCACCAGATCCGGGATGAACGGGAGGGCCTGGAGATGGAGTGGATGGAATTGGCGGAGCAGCTCGATCAATGACCTGGCAGCGGTGGCGTCAGTGGAACCTGCACCCCTGGGGGCTGATCTGCGGCACCATCGGATTCGCCCTCGGACTGACCCCTTCGCTCCTGCCCCGCACCTTCTTCTATCAGGGCCTGATCTCCGGGATGGCTGCCGCCCTCGGGTACGGGATCGGGGTGTTTCTCCACCTCCTCTGGGATCTCTGGCTGCGGGAGAGGCTGCGTCCCCATCTGGAACCTCGGCTGCATCAGGTCCCGGCGAAATGGCGCGATATCGGGGAAGTCACGCTGAATGTTCTCTCCCTCCTGGCACTGCTGGGCATGGTGTTATTCTCGCTGCGCTGGCAACGTGGCATTGCGGAGCTGACCGGCTCGCAGGCCTATTCCCTCTGGGAGTTCCTCCTGGTGCTGCCGATCGGATTGGGGCTGTGGCTGCTGCTGGTCCTCCTCTCCCGGGGGATCCGCTGGCTGACCCGTAAAGGCGGCGGGATGCTGCTGGGCTGGTTGCCCAGTTACCGGGTGGTGGCATCCTGGCTGCTCACCGCAATCATCGGGGTGTTCCTGGTGGAGCAGGTCATCCCCGGCACCATTGTCCGGGGTGCGGAAACACTGCTGGCCAATGGTTATCAAAACGCAGAACCAGGGGATGTGCCACCCACCGTGCCGGAACGTTCCGGCAGCCCGGAGTCCCTCGCTGAGTGGGAGGGGCTCGGACGTTATGGCATGCGTTTTCTCAACCAGGGACTCCACCGGGAGGAATTGGCGGAGCTGACGGGTGAACCCGCGGAGGAACCGATCAGGGTGTACGCCGGGCTGGATAATGCGCCCACCAACGCCGAGCGTGCCCAATTGATCATCGATGAGTTCCTTCGAACCGGAGCCACCGAGCGGGAAGCCATCGTCATGCACTTCACCACCGGCACCGGTTGGGTGAACCCCCAGGCCGCGCAGGCCTTCGAGCTGATGTACGGCGGGGACACCGCCTATGCCGCGGTGCAGTACTCCTACCTGCCTTCCCCGGTGCATTTTCTGGCGGGCGGGGATGAGGTGAACCAGGCTGGCCGGGAACTGATCACCCCGGTCATCGACTGGTGGAACACCCTCCCGGCGGACACCCGCCCGAAGCTCTATCTCTATGGCGAATCGCTGGGCTCCACCGGGGTGGAGGCAGCCTTCTCCGGGATCCGTGACATCGCCAACTCGGTGGATGGCATCCTGCTGACTGGTCCGCCGAACTTCAACTCCCTGTGGCGCGCCTTCGTGGACCGCCGTGATCCCGGCAGCAGCGAGGTCCTGCCGGAATATGGGGGTGGAACGGTGGTGCGCTTCGCTGAGAATGAGGAACAGATCAGAAATTACGCCTATGGCGACTATGCCTGGGGCCCGACCAGGGTGCTCTACATTCAGCACCCCTCCGACCCGGTGGTGTGGTGGTCACCGAAGCTGATCTTGCGGGAGCCGGACTGGCTGGATGAACAACCCGGCTTCGACCGGCTTCCGGCCATGACCTGGATGCCGTTGATCACCTTCCTGCAGGTCTCGGCGGATCTACCGATGGCACAGGCGGTGCCCGACGGGCACGGCCACAACTACGGGGATGCGATGCTGGATGGGTGGGCGGCGATCGCCGGCGAGGACAGCGGTTTCTCGGTGCCCCAGATCCAGGAGCTGAAACCACTGCTGGAGCAGGCCCTCGACATCAGTGGTGACCGCGAAGACGTGGTCGGTTAGGTCAGCTGCAGAGTGGTCAGGCAGGTGGCGGCCTCCGCACCGGTGCTGATCTCCTGGGTGCTGCTCTTCCTCTCATGCTCAATGCTGAGGGTGGCGTTGATGTCCCGGGGCAGCCACAGTCCCAGGAAACCATTGTCGAAGGTGCTCATCTCCTGATCCACCAGGATGCCGCCATCCGCCGCCACCACCTTGACCTGGACCGCCTGGTTGTCCAACTCCCCGAGACAGGTGGTCAGGCTGTGATAGAAGCAGTCATGGGTCTGGGTGGCGTAGGGTGCCACCGAAACATAGAACTCATCCGCGGGCAGGGGGAGTGCCATCTCTGCACCGCTGGCATCGCTGATCAGCAGCTCATCGGCACGGATGGAGGCCATGATGTCGCTGCGGCGCTCCGCCACCGGGGTGGCATCAAGTTCCTCGATGAGGGTGCGGGCATCCTGGCCCTCGAAATCAGCCAGGGCAGAGTGGGTGGCCTCCGGGTTCGTGTCGGCAGCGGCACAGCCACTGAGGGCGAGGAGTGCGAGAACACCGACGGTGAGGAAAGAGGGCAGCTTCATGAGGTTGAGAATATCAACCTCTGGCGGCTATTCCGACTCTGTGAGCAGGGTACCCAGCCAGGCCCCGAGAGCGAGATCCTCCATCGTGCCGAAGTGGATGTTGCGGACCCTGCCTTTCCGATCCACCAGCAGGGTGGAGGGAGTTCCCTGCAGCCGGTAGTGGCGCATCGTCGCCGGAACAACATGACCCTCAACCGGGAGATCCACCGCCACCGGGAAACGGACCCCGAATTCCGCGAGGAACACCTTCAGCGCCTCCGGCCCCATCACCTCATGGTGTTCAAAGACGGTGTGCAGGCCGATGACCTGTACCTGATCAGCAGCGAAGGTCTGGTGCACCCGTTGTGCCTGGGGGATCCCAGCGGTGACACATCCCGGGCAGAGCATCTGGAAGGTCTCGATGAGCAGCACCCGGCCCCTGAGTTCCTCAAGGTTAAGTTCAGGCCCATTCACCCATTCGGAGACCTGGAGCTGCAGCAGCGTGGCATCATCATCGGTGGTGGGCATGACAGGCCTCCTGGGATATTGTGATCTGGCTCTCAGTTTAAGCCGGGTCGGCGGGATCTTTCCACTGACACCGCGTATCCTCGGGCTCATGATTCTCATTAACGTCCGTTTCCGTCCCCGTCCCGAGTATGTCGAGAACTTCCGGGAGAAGGTCGCCGCCTTCACCGAGGCCACCCGCGCCGAGGAGGGCTGCATCTTCTTCGACTGGTCCCGCAACACCGATGACCCCAATGAGTACATCCTCATCGAGGCCTTCCAGGATGATGCCGCCGAGGCCCATGTGAAGTCCCAGCACTTCCAGGACGCCGCCAACCTCTTCCCGGAGATCCTGCTGGAAACCCCGCAGATCATCAACACCCTCATCGAGGGCAAGAGCGAGTGGGACCGGATGGCCGAGTTCCAGGTCGACTAACCCCCGGATATCCCCGCCAGCCCTTCGCAGGGCCATGGGGAAATTCACGGGGTAATCTTAAGGGCATGGGAAAAAAGGACACGAGCGAGCAACAAAACTCACCTTCCAAGCTGTCCAAGCGGGAGTATGAGCATGAACTCAAGCGGCTCCAGGCGGAGCTGGTGGACATGCAGCAGTGGGTGGTGGAAACCGGTGCCAGGGTGGTCATCGTCATGGAGGGCCGGGATGCCGCAGGGAAGGGATCCGCAATCAAACGGATCACCCAGTACCTCAACCCCCGCACCACCCGCATTGAGGCGCTCCCCGCCCCCAACTCCCGGGAGAAGGGGCAGTGGTATTTCCAGCGTTATGTCGAACGCCTTCCCACCGCCGGTGAAATCGTGATCTTCGACCGTTCCTGGTACAACCGTGCCGGGGTGGAGCGGGTCATGGGTTTCTGCACCTCCCAGGAGTATCGCCGTTTCCTCCACCAGGCCCCGATCTTCGAGCGGCTGCTGGTGGAGGACGGGATCATGCTGCGTAAGTACTGGTTCTCTGTTTCTGATGAGGAGCAGATCGCCCGTTTCCAGTCCCGGCTGGAGGATCCGCTGCGTCGTTGGAAGCTCTCGCCGATGGATCTGCAGTCGATCACCCGCTGGGAGGATTACTCCCGGGCCAAGGATGAGATGTTCATCCACACGGATATTCCCTCCGCGCCCTGGTACACGGTGGAGAGTGAGGATAAGAAGCGTTCGCGGATCAATGTGATCAGCCATCTGCTGTCGACGATCCCCTATGAGAAGATCGACCGCCCCCTGCCGGATATTCCGAAGCGTCCGAAGAGTGAGCGCGAATATCAACGTCCGCCGCGGGAGGAGTTCCGTTATGTTCCGGATGTGGCGGCGAAGCTGGAGCTTAAGCGCAACCGGACGAAGAAGAAGTAGCAGCTCTGTATATCAGCTAATGAAAAATGTGGGGGAATAAACTCAACACGGCTAAGTGTGCTGTGAGACACTGTCGGCATGACTGAGAATG is a genomic window containing:
- a CDS encoding 4-(cytidine 5'-diphospho)-2-C-methyl-D-erythritol kinase; this translates as MGVEQIRARAHAKVNLHLGVGQARADGYHELVTIFQSLSLHDELELKVLSKRAPKHGSVIDTLTLSGQAKGVPDDEDNLVWQAVDKLVAAYRAEGIGQLPMVELHLRKGIPVAGGMAGGSADAAAALRVTQAWLSEHADPLPESVLESIAAELGSDVPFTLHGGTMLGTGRGENLIPVMSRGHYHWVLAVSAAGLSTPEVFHKLDQLRESGRELPAHTDTTVLSRSLLNGDVAAVAANLVNDLQAPAISLRPGLRQILAAGEEAGALRGIVSGSGPTCAFLCRDAAHAAEVAGELIDSGLVIAAHPAQGPAEGAHVVPETF
- the phoU gene encoding phosphate signaling complex protein PhoU; translated protein: MRTSYQEKLNQLSHDLLVMGDAVRDIMADASTALLQGSLSAAEEALSRAGQLPELQSRCERKAVEILALESPKARDLRQVLSSIHIAYHLHRMGELATHIAQSARRRHPARAIPAEMVEEFGQLAQAAQNMTLKTRNLLVSPDTDTALELEQDDQFIDELSTSLLSRMTQSEWPHSARESVDTALLIRFYERYADHCVNVAGRVVYLVSGLKLEDYLAQQE
- a CDS encoding ABC-F family ATP-binding cassette domain-containing protein, producing MANLINLENVSKSFGLKTLLDGVSLGVQTGDRIGVVGLNGGGKTTLLEVLSGVEEPDSGRVSHNSDLALAVVTQRAELNPEDTIAEVVLAPLGLQTFEWASNAKVREVLGGLGIVDLGLDTKVGGLSGGERRRVNLAVALVQDLDLIILDEPTNHLDVEGVQWLAQHLLSRRSALVVVTHDRWFLDTVATQTWEVHDGQIDSYEGGYNDWTFARAERARQSDAIEQRRQNLARKELAWLRRGAPARTSKPRYRIEAAEALISDVPSPRDSVELMAFSRSRQGKVVIELEDATVATPDGRVLVEDLTWRLAPGERIGLVGVNGSGKTTLLRTLAGEHPLSAGKRIEGKTVKLGWLRQELDDLDPKLRLLEAVEDVASYVQLGKKEMSASQLAERLGFSAKRQRTPVGDLSGGERRRLQLTRVLMAEPNVLLLDEPTNDLDIDTLQELESLLDGWPGTLVVISHDRYLIERVADTTWALFGDGKLTNLPGGIEEYLRRRAVMEASNTGVINLGENTAAKSEVAPGKQPGLSSQEEREMQKQLNALERKIVKLDQKITKLNAGMATAAEKMDTATLADLDTELHQIRDEREGLEMEWMELAEQLDQ
- a CDS encoding alpha/beta hydrolase, whose protein sequence is MTWQRWRQWNLHPWGLICGTIGFALGLTPSLLPRTFFYQGLISGMAAALGYGIGVFLHLLWDLWLRERLRPHLEPRLHQVPAKWRDIGEVTLNVLSLLALLGMVLFSLRWQRGIAELTGSQAYSLWEFLLVLPIGLGLWLLLVLLSRGIRWLTRKGGGMLLGWLPSYRVVASWLLTAIIGVFLVEQVIPGTIVRGAETLLANGYQNAEPGDVPPTVPERSGSPESLAEWEGLGRYGMRFLNQGLHREELAELTGEPAEEPIRVYAGLDNAPTNAERAQLIIDEFLRTGATEREAIVMHFTTGTGWVNPQAAQAFELMYGGDTAYAAVQYSYLPSPVHFLAGGDEVNQAGRELITPVIDWWNTLPADTRPKLYLYGESLGSTGVEAAFSGIRDIANSVDGILLTGPPNFNSLWRAFVDRRDPGSSEVLPEYGGGTVVRFAENEEQIRNYAYGDYAWGPTRVLYIQHPSDPVVWWSPKLILREPDWLDEQPGFDRLPAMTWMPLITFLQVSADLPMAQAVPDGHGHNYGDAMLDGWAAIAGEDSGFSVPQIQELKPLLEQALDISGDREDVVG
- a CDS encoding CueP family metal-binding protein; amino-acid sequence: MKLPSFLTVGVLALLALSGCAAADTNPEATHSALADFEGQDARTLIEELDATPVAERRSDIMASIRADELLISDASGAEMALPLPADEFYVSVAPYATQTHDCFYHSLTTCLGELDNQAVQVKVVAADGGILVDQEMSTFDNGFLGLWLPRDINATLSIEHERKSSTQEISTGAEAATCLTTLQLT
- a CDS encoding peroxiredoxin family protein, which gives rise to MPTTDDDATLLQLQVSEWVNGPELNLEELRGRVLLIETFQMLCPGCVTAGIPQAQRVHQTFAADQVQVIGLHTVFEHHEVMGPEALKVFLAEFGVRFPVAVDLPVEGHVVPATMRHYRLQGTPSTLLVDRKGRVRNIHFGTMEDLALGAWLGTLLTESE
- a CDS encoding putative quinol monooxygenase translates to MILINVRFRPRPEYVENFREKVAAFTEATRAEEGCIFFDWSRNTDDPNEYILIEAFQDDAAEAHVKSQHFQDAANLFPEILLETPQIINTLIEGKSEWDRMAEFQVD
- the ppk2 gene encoding polyphosphate kinase 2 codes for the protein MGKKDTSEQQNSPSKLSKREYEHELKRLQAELVDMQQWVVETGARVVIVMEGRDAAGKGSAIKRITQYLNPRTTRIEALPAPNSREKGQWYFQRYVERLPTAGEIVIFDRSWYNRAGVERVMGFCTSQEYRRFLHQAPIFERLLVEDGIMLRKYWFSVSDEEQIARFQSRLEDPLRRWKLSPMDLQSITRWEDYSRAKDEMFIHTDIPSAPWYTVESEDKKRSRINVISHLLSTIPYEKIDRPLPDIPKRPKSEREYQRPPREEFRYVPDVAAKLELKRNRTKKK